From a single Methanofollis sp. W23 genomic region:
- a CDS encoding nucleotide sugar dehydrogenase — MTDTLRELIEARGPIKKIGVVGMGYVGTPAAALFAALPGIEEVVGFERGSPVSEEKVATLNRGECPLKGEEPGLAALINKVVKAGTFRATGDYAPVADLDAVTISVQTPFRDKKDLVPDYTPLKSALRSVGEHLSAGTLVVVESTVTPGTTSGMAREILEEASGLVAGEDFALAHAPERVMVGRLLRNLREHDRCVGGIDEVSTARAVELYAPLLTVGHVIPMTATAAEVTKTAENTFRDLQIAAANQLALYCEAMGVNFYEVRTGIASLKGEGITRAVLWPGAGVGGHCLTKDTFHLERGVRAIGAGSLDFPDGRESLYTLARGINDFMPLHMLTLTRSALGQVGKDLKGAKIALLGWAFLADSDDARESPSETYYEAATEAGAEVRVHDPWVRHADGVTISDDLEAVLSGADAVALFTAHHAYRRLDPARVKPLCGGDHPAIIDGRNLVAPDPWIEAGCAYRGIGRGDRNTHTLR, encoded by the coding sequence ATGACAGATACACTCAGAGAACTGATCGAAGCACGCGGGCCGATCAAAAAGATCGGGGTCGTCGGGATGGGCTATGTCGGCACCCCGGCCGCCGCCCTCTTTGCCGCCCTGCCGGGAATCGAAGAAGTCGTCGGGTTTGAACGCGGCTCTCCGGTCTCGGAAGAGAAGGTCGCCACCCTCAACCGCGGCGAGTGCCCGCTGAAGGGCGAAGAGCCAGGACTTGCAGCGTTGATCAACAAGGTCGTCAAGGCTGGTACATTTAGGGCCACCGGCGACTATGCCCCGGTCGCCGACCTGGACGCCGTGACCATCTCGGTCCAGACACCGTTCAGGGACAAGAAAGACCTGGTCCCTGACTACACGCCTCTCAAGAGCGCGCTCAGGTCGGTCGGCGAGCACCTCAGTGCAGGGACGCTCGTCGTCGTCGAGTCGACAGTCACCCCTGGCACCACCTCGGGGATGGCACGAGAGATTCTCGAAGAAGCCTCGGGGCTTGTTGCCGGGGAGGACTTTGCCCTGGCGCACGCCCCTGAGCGGGTGATGGTCGGACGGTTGCTCAGGAACCTCAGGGAGCACGATCGGTGCGTCGGCGGGATCGACGAAGTGAGCACTGCTCGCGCTGTCGAGCTCTATGCCCCCCTCCTTACCGTCGGTCATGTCATCCCGATGACTGCCACCGCCGCCGAGGTCACCAAGACCGCGGAGAACACCTTCCGCGACCTCCAGATCGCCGCTGCCAACCAACTCGCCCTGTACTGCGAGGCGATGGGCGTCAACTTCTACGAGGTCCGCACCGGGATCGCCTCCCTCAAGGGCGAGGGGATCACCAGGGCGGTCCTCTGGCCAGGGGCCGGGGTCGGCGGCCACTGTCTTACCAAGGACACCTTTCACCTCGAACGGGGGGTCAGGGCCATTGGCGCCGGCTCCCTCGACTTCCCTGACGGGAGAGAGTCTCTGTACACTCTTGCCCGCGGGATCAACGACTTCATGCCCCTCCACATGCTCACCCTGACCAGGTCGGCGCTGGGCCAGGTCGGCAAGGACCTGAAGGGCGCAAAGATCGCCCTCCTTGGCTGGGCCTTCCTCGCAGATTCAGACGATGCTCGTGAGAGCCCGTCAGAGACCTATTATGAGGCGGCGACCGAGGCCGGGGCAGAGGTCAGGGTGCACGACCCGTGGGTCAGGCACGCCGACGGCGTAACCATCTCCGACGATCTTGAAGCCGTGCTTTCAGGTGCCGACGCCGTCGCCCTCTTCACCGCCCATCATGCATACCGCCGCCTCGACCCCGCGAGGGTGAAGCCCCTCTGCGGGGGCGACCACCCGGCAATCATCGACGGGCGCAACCTCGTCGCCCCAGACCCCTGGATCGAGGCTGGGTGTGCATACCGCGGCATCGGGAGAGGCGATCGAAACACCCACACACTCAGGTGA
- a CDS encoding glycosyltransferase family 4 protein gives MKILLVSTQDYIHHPVPSRHHYIFEELATRHEVHVPHFHVSDGPERSTRLHVHEATLFPFKNPAFHYTANAPYHAAVMSRIIREHEIDVVVAGHLLAGTAAIRAAQKRGIPVVFDLKDWLPDSAAAYYHNRLLKDTIYKVVWAITRYNLDHSTAITTVSPSLVDRLREHGYSSQLITNGVNTDYFKPMDGSMKRKALGIPEDAFVVGFSGSIERFFDLEWVIKSFKKVLAFHENSMLLIVGGSLFTSYDQELKDLVEHLGLKDRVIFTGTVPYPEMPEYVACMDVCLIPFSSATWDNIALPNKFFEYSACGKPILSTPVPDVMKIAQENYRVYRSEEEYLEQIKDLIEMPRQYDLDLSGYSWKVKAQEFEDLFTRLLQDS, from the coding sequence ATGAAAATTCTGCTCGTCTCCACCCAGGACTACATCCACCACCCGGTCCCCTCACGCCACCACTACATCTTTGAAGAACTCGCCACCAGGCACGAGGTCCATGTCCCTCACTTCCATGTGAGCGACGGGCCCGAGCGGTCCACCCGCCTCCATGTCCATGAAGCGACCCTCTTCCCCTTCAAGAACCCGGCCTTCCATTACACTGCCAATGCCCCCTATCATGCGGCGGTGATGAGCCGGATCATCAGGGAGCACGAGATCGACGTGGTGGTGGCAGGGCACCTCCTTGCAGGAACGGCGGCGATCAGGGCCGCACAGAAGAGAGGGATCCCGGTTGTATTTGACCTGAAAGACTGGCTTCCTGACTCTGCGGCGGCTTATTATCATAACCGTCTCCTGAAGGACACCATCTACAAGGTTGTCTGGGCGATCACCAGGTACAACCTCGATCACAGCACAGCGATCACGACCGTCTCTCCGTCACTGGTCGATAGGCTCAGGGAGCACGGGTATTCTTCCCAGTTGATCACAAACGGGGTGAACACCGATTATTTCAAGCCTATGGACGGCTCGATGAAGAGGAAGGCCCTTGGAATTCCAGAAGATGCCTTTGTGGTTGGATTTTCCGGCAGTATTGAACGCTTTTTCGACCTCGAGTGGGTAATAAAATCCTTCAAGAAAGTTCTCGCCTTTCATGAAAATTCAATGCTCCTGATCGTCGGGGGATCGCTCTTCACCTCCTATGACCAGGAACTCAAAGATCTTGTAGAGCACCTTGGACTGAAAGACAGGGTGATCTTCACCGGGACCGTCCCCTACCCTGAGATGCCCGAGTATGTCGCCTGCATGGATGTGTGTCTTATCCCATTCTCTTCTGCGACCTGGGACAACATCGCCCTCCCGAACAAGTTCTTTGAGTACTCGGCATGCGGCAAACCGATCCTCTCGACCCCGGTACCTGACGTAATGAAGATCGCCCAGGAAAATTACCGCGTCTATCGTTCAGAAGAAGAGTATCTGGAACAGATCAAGGATTTGATCGAGATGCCACGTCAGTACGACCTTGATCTCTCAGGGTATAGCTGGAAGGTGAAGGCGCAGGAGTTCGAGGATCTCTTCACAAGACTTCTTCAGGACTCTTGA
- a CDS encoding oligosaccharyl transferase, archaeosortase A system-associated yields the protein MDRTVFSKKWRYIVVGLVALFTMLALWVRLIPMAAITASGEVNLLGNDAWYNFRQVELLVANGLAYAWFDPMTLYPTGDTIHWGPLFPTIAAVFAILSGASTPFEMSVAASMTPALMGAAMVPVVYFIGKRLGDWKSGLFAAAFVVFVGGAYFQRSVFGFLDHHIAETLFSTLFALAYIVAISKGREQSVDIKIVETLRRPAFLGAVAGIAYLLGLFVMPTMILFALIVTIYTLLQFIIDTWQSRESTDLLVINTVLFAVATVGLLLFGLKHEGFSLARYSLGHVLSYLLIIAGTWALYLLAKVTKERPKYIYPLSIIGIGVLGLVGMMVAAPEAYAIFASNFLGFFGQSSQILTVGEAKAWSLDAAWGTYGYGLVLMAGGFAVLGYETIVKRRSEHLFVLIWSALILLSTWQHVRYEYYLAANVTLLAGLCAGMVFDLGWKGLAAPKKKVKPEKEKKNPGKGKKKTTQKKPEKKTAGPDPLGILSMIVVGILSVAFIVTSAQSSMAYVEFNKAYGGMNHPDDQQWQEALFWMGEHTPDPGVDYYKIYEKDGYEYPPESYGVMSWWDYGHWITTIAHRIPNANPFQHGVAGQNGSAAFFVTGDEDEAVRIMEADGTRYIVTDYKMDSGIFYAMATWADPVKKMAPYQSGVYALNPMNPKTAMGTRIYTPAYFNTMVSRLHNFDGSMVEAMQVPYVEYYEPGVTGLPAPVITSVVPMNRTEAEAKVAAFNANPQPGKGAAIIGSEVRLDLPTEKVSALHHFRLAFESSGSTLSGMYPGTPDIKNVKVYEYVPGARIKGEGTIEVDLVTNTGRNFTYRQESENGEFVVPYSTSGTPYDVKATGPYRIVGTGTTVEVPEDAVMQGLVVGA from the coding sequence ATGGATCGAACAGTGTTTTCAAAGAAGTGGAGATATATTGTCGTCGGGTTGGTCGCCCTCTTCACTATGCTTGCCCTCTGGGTGAGGCTCATCCCGATGGCCGCTATAACCGCATCAGGAGAGGTGAATCTCCTTGGCAATGACGCCTGGTACAACTTCAGGCAGGTCGAATTGCTCGTCGCCAACGGACTGGCTTATGCCTGGTTCGACCCGATGACCCTGTACCCGACCGGCGACACCATCCACTGGGGGCCGCTCTTCCCTACCATCGCGGCGGTCTTCGCCATCCTCTCGGGGGCCTCGACCCCATTCGAGATGAGCGTTGCCGCTTCGATGACTCCAGCGTTGATGGGTGCGGCGATGGTCCCCGTCGTTTATTTCATCGGGAAAAGACTGGGCGACTGGAAGAGTGGGCTCTTTGCGGCTGCATTCGTAGTCTTTGTCGGGGGTGCGTATTTTCAACGCTCAGTCTTCGGTTTTCTCGACCACCATATCGCAGAAACCCTCTTCTCGACCCTCTTCGCCCTTGCGTATATCGTTGCGATCTCGAAAGGACGCGAGCAGAGCGTGGACATCAAGATTGTCGAGACTCTGAGACGTCCGGCCTTCCTTGGGGCGGTTGCAGGCATCGCCTATCTCCTCGGGCTCTTCGTGATGCCGACGATGATCCTCTTCGCCCTGATCGTGACCATCTACACTCTTCTCCAGTTCATCATCGATACCTGGCAGAGCCGGGAGAGCACTGATCTTCTGGTGATAAACACGGTGCTCTTCGCGGTGGCAACTGTCGGGCTCCTTCTCTTCGGGCTCAAGCATGAAGGCTTTAGCCTTGCCAGGTATTCGCTTGGACATGTGCTCTCGTACCTGCTGATCATTGCCGGCACCTGGGCGCTCTATCTCCTGGCGAAGGTCACAAAGGAGCGTCCAAAGTACATTTATCCTCTTTCGATCATAGGGATCGGAGTCCTTGGTCTCGTCGGGATGATGGTCGCCGCCCCGGAGGCCTATGCAATCTTTGCCAGCAACTTCCTCGGGTTCTTTGGTCAGTCGTCGCAGATCCTCACGGTGGGAGAGGCGAAGGCCTGGAGCCTTGACGCGGCCTGGGGTACCTATGGATACGGTCTGGTCCTGATGGCCGGCGGTTTCGCCGTCCTTGGGTATGAAACAATTGTCAAGCGGCGGTCAGAGCACCTCTTCGTCCTCATCTGGTCGGCACTGATCCTCCTCTCCACCTGGCAGCATGTCAGGTACGAATACTACCTTGCCGCGAATGTCACCCTCCTTGCAGGGCTCTGTGCCGGCATGGTCTTTGACCTGGGATGGAAAGGGCTTGCCGCACCAAAGAAGAAGGTTAAGCCAGAGAAAGAGAAGAAGAATCCTGGGAAAGGAAAAAAGAAGACCACCCAGAAAAAACCTGAGAAGAAGACCGCCGGACCTGATCCTCTTGGGATTCTTAGCATGATCGTGGTCGGGATCCTCTCTGTCGCTTTTATCGTCACCTCGGCCCAGTCAAGCATGGCTTATGTCGAGTTTAACAAGGCCTACGGCGGGATGAACCACCCTGACGACCAGCAATGGCAGGAAGCGCTCTTCTGGATGGGGGAGCATACGCCTGACCCTGGGGTCGATTATTATAAGATCTATGAGAAGGACGGCTACGAGTACCCGCCTGAGTCCTATGGCGTGATGTCCTGGTGGGACTATGGCCACTGGATCACCACCATCGCCCATCGGATCCCGAATGCCAACCCCTTCCAGCATGGGGTTGCCGGCCAGAACGGTTCTGCGGCCTTCTTCGTGACAGGGGACGAGGACGAGGCGGTCAGGATCATGGAGGCAGACGGCACGAGGTACATCGTGACCGATTACAAGATGGATAGCGGGATATTTTATGCAATGGCGACCTGGGCCGATCCTGTGAAGAAAATGGCGCCATATCAATCGGGGGTATATGCCTTGAACCCGATGAATCCTAAGACTGCGATGGGGACCAGGATCTACACGCCCGCGTATTTCAATACAATGGTTTCGAGGCTCCACAACTTCGATGGCTCGATGGTTGAAGCCATGCAGGTGCCTTATGTTGAATACTATGAGCCAGGTGTAACCGGTCTCCCCGCGCCGGTGATCACCAGTGTGGTGCCGATGAACCGCACCGAGGCAGAGGCGAAGGTCGCGGCCTTCAATGCCAACCCACAGCCTGGTAAGGGGGCTGCAATCATTGGGTCAGAGGTACGCCTCGACCTCCCGACCGAGAAGGTCTCGGCCCTTCACCACTTCAGGCTGGCCTTCGAATCGAGTGGGAGCACGCTAAGCGGGATGTATCCTGGCACGCCCGACATCAAGAACGTCAAGGTCTACGAGTATGTCCCTGGTGCACGGATCAAGGGCGAGGGGACGATCGAGGTGGACCTCGTCACCAACACCGGACGCAATTTCACCTACCGGCAGGAGAGCGAGAACGGGGAATTCGTGGTGCCGTACTCCACCTCTGGGACACCGTACGACGTGAAGGCGACCGGGCCATACCGGATCGTCGGGACCGGCACGACCGTCGAGGTCCCTGAGGACGCCGTGATGCAGGGGTTGGTCGTCGGGGCATGA
- a CDS encoding histone deacetylase, whose product MRCAAVTGQVFARHDMEAYPGTSHAETGARLREVLTGLPRDIPVRPPVAADQAAIERVHDPAYVRWVFEMGRGGRFLDANTYLSSQGLRAAMMAAGSARVAVEMSLDGEHTFALVRPPGHHAEPDRQMGFCIFNNVAVAAAAALEEGVDRVAILDWDLHHGNGTQKIFYASDRVLFCSVHQEGSFPGTGWPEEVGTGAGRGCSLNAPLRPGCGLADYLHIFSEVFLPAIQAHHPDLLLVSAGQDGLADDPHGLMRLVPRDYGCLTASLLSQDLPLALVLEGGYGPSHGQAVASIFAALKGREFLPKEAGVPRRSTLALAGKLKRLIYY is encoded by the coding sequence ATGAGGTGTGCGGCGGTTACCGGGCAGGTGTTTGCCAGGCACGACATGGAGGCCTATCCAGGCACCTCCCATGCCGAGACCGGGGCGCGCCTGCGGGAGGTGCTCACCGGCCTCCCGCGAGATATCCCGGTCCGCCCCCCTGTAGCCGCCGACCAGGCGGCGATCGAACGCGTCCACGACCCGGCCTATGTCAGGTGGGTCTTTGAGATGGGCCGCGGCGGGCGGTTCCTGGACGCAAACACTTATCTCTCCTCGCAGGGTCTCAGGGCTGCGATGATGGCGGCGGGTTCTGCCCGGGTCGCCGTCGAAATGAGCCTTGACGGGGAGCACACGTTTGCCCTTGTCCGTCCCCCCGGTCATCATGCCGAACCTGACCGGCAGATGGGGTTTTGCATCTTCAACAATGTTGCCGTGGCCGCCGCCGCTGCCCTGGAGGAGGGGGTTGACCGGGTGGCGATCCTTGACTGGGATCTCCACCACGGCAATGGGACGCAGAAGATCTTTTATGCCTCAGATCGCGTGCTCTTCTGCTCGGTCCACCAGGAAGGGAGTTTCCCGGGGACCGGGTGGCCTGAAGAGGTCGGGACCGGAGCGGGGAGGGGGTGCTCGCTCAACGCCCCGTTGAGGCCCGGGTGCGGGCTTGCTGATTATCTCCATATCTTCTCCGAAGTTTTTCTCCCGGCGATCCAGGCCCACCACCCCGACCTCCTCCTCGTCTCTGCCGGGCAGGACGGACTTGCCGACGACCCCCATGGGCTGATGCGGCTTGTGCCGCGAGACTACGGGTGCCTGACCGCCTCTCTTCTTTCCCAGGACCTGCCGCTGGCCCTCGTCCTGGAAGGCGGGTACGGCCCCTCACACGGGCAGGCGGTGGCCTCGATCTTTGCGGCCCTGAAGGGGCGCGAGTTTCTTCCAAAGGAGGCGGGAGTGCCGAGGCGGTCGACGCTGGCCCTCGCGGGAAAATTGAAGAGATTGATCTATTACTGA
- a CDS encoding YcaO-related McrA-glycine thioamidation protein: MTLTFTHVKKQYYDGTHRSRPPEETLKMIEPLMEEIGVVSVEEMTESDRLRIPCFSAYRPGAAIGAAKYHAGKGKGPLQAKVSAMMEAVERYSGEYHGDHMDYASFEELGYLRALDPEDLILPRPLEKNEKLHWTPGWDLLNEEELLVPSNAVFHPYDCLGMAVPLFTSDTNGMASGNVMEEAVLHALLEVIERDCLSSAERLHHMGTRLSADTSGPVRDLLQVFEENGIAIHLWLLDGKTGVPTVAAAADDTVTKDPALLVMGAGTHLDPEIAALRALTEVAQSRASQLQGGRVNQGRQEFLERIGYDRMKRINREWFKETETIPLASVPNLATEYVDEDIRVALDQVGQVAEHVLVCDLTRTCVPVVRVIVPGFEVSHMNKDRIPRRRLQ; encoded by the coding sequence ATGACCCTCACCTTCACGCATGTGAAAAAACAGTATTATGACGGCACCCACCGCTCCAGGCCTCCAGAAGAGACGCTGAAGATGATCGAGCCCCTCATGGAGGAGATCGGGGTGGTCTCTGTCGAGGAGATGACCGAGTCAGACCGTCTCAGGATCCCCTGCTTCTCGGCCTACCGCCCTGGCGCCGCGATCGGTGCGGCAAAATATCATGCAGGCAAGGGCAAGGGACCTCTGCAGGCAAAGGTCTCCGCGATGATGGAGGCGGTCGAACGCTACTCTGGCGAATATCATGGCGACCATATGGACTATGCGAGCTTCGAAGAACTCGGGTACCTCCGCGCCCTCGACCCTGAGGACCTCATCCTCCCCCGCCCCCTTGAGAAGAACGAGAAACTTCACTGGACGCCAGGATGGGACCTGCTCAATGAAGAAGAACTCCTGGTCCCGAGCAATGCGGTCTTCCACCCTTACGACTGTCTGGGCATGGCCGTGCCTCTCTTCACGTCTGATACCAATGGGATGGCCTCGGGCAACGTGATGGAGGAGGCGGTCCTCCATGCACTCCTTGAGGTGATCGAGCGCGACTGTCTCTCGAGCGCCGAACGCCTGCACCATATGGGCACCAGGCTCTCGGCCGACACCTCCGGGCCGGTGCGGGATCTCCTTCAGGTCTTTGAGGAGAACGGGATCGCGATCCACCTCTGGCTCCTTGACGGGAAGACCGGGGTCCCGACGGTTGCCGCGGCCGCCGACGACACGGTCACGAAGGACCCGGCGCTCCTGGTGATGGGAGCGGGCACGCACCTCGACCCTGAGATCGCAGCGCTCAGGGCCCTCACCGAGGTGGCGCAGAGCCGCGCCAGCCAACTCCAGGGCGGGCGGGTCAACCAGGGGAGGCAGGAATTCCTGGAGCGGATCGGGTATGACCGGATGAAGCGGATCAACCGGGAGTGGTTCAAGGAGACGGAGACTATCCCTCTTGCGTCGGTTCCAAACCTCGCCACCGAATATGTCGATGAGGACATCAGGGTGGCCCTCGACCAGGTCGGGCAGGTGGCCGAACATGTCCTAGTCTGCGACCTCACGAGGACCTGTGTGCCGGTGGTGCGGGTGATCGTGCCGGGCTTTGAGGTCTCTCATATGAACAAGGACCGGATCCCTCGTAGGCGTCTCCAATAA
- a CDS encoding DUF2098 domain-containing protein: protein MDAAEVAVGMAVRYPRTGTAGKVAGIEVIEGETFATLDATGLLYRVDTLEPAARLEEHHAEEKRDGIDDLVRKKTEFGKDLSDAWQNIDNACEGGG, encoded by the coding sequence ATGGACGCCGCTGAGGTCGCCGTGGGGATGGCGGTCCGCTATCCAAGAACCGGCACGGCCGGAAAGGTGGCCGGGATCGAGGTGATCGAGGGCGAGACCTTTGCCACTCTTGATGCCACCGGGCTCCTGTACCGTGTCGATACCCTTGAGCCCGCTGCACGGTTGGAAGAGCATCATGCTGAAGAAAAAAGAGATGGTATTGATGACCTCGTCAGGAAGAAGACTGAGTTCGGCAAAGACCTCAGTGATGCCTGGCAGAACATCGACAATGCCTGCGAAGGAGGGGGTTAA
- the nikR gene encoding nickel-responsive transcriptional regulator NikR yields MQHDSELSRIGISLPKNLLDKFDAIIGARGYSSRSEGIRDAIRSYITYYQWMSDVKGERQGVITMVYDHDQRGLLQTITDIQHEYIKTIQTSMHAHLSHERCLEVILLRGDGAELKMIAERLMSQKGVESVKLTTIPLREEED; encoded by the coding sequence ATGCAGCATGATAGCGAGCTCTCCAGGATCGGGATCTCTCTGCCAAAAAACCTCCTCGACAAGTTCGATGCGATCATCGGCGCCAGGGGCTACTCGTCCCGTTCTGAAGGGATCAGGGATGCGATCAGGAGTTACATTACCTATTATCAATGGATGTCAGACGTCAAGGGCGAACGGCAGGGCGTGATCACCATGGTCTACGACCACGACCAGCGCGGGCTTCTCCAGACGATCACCGATATCCAGCATGAATATATCAAGACCATCCAGACCTCAATGCATGCGCATCTCAGTCATGAACGGTGCCTTGAGGTGATCCTGTTGCGCGGCGACGGTGCTGAACTGAAAATGATCGCAGAACGGCTTATGTCGCAGAAAGGGGTGGAATCGGTGAAGTTGACCACCATCCCGTTAAGAGAGGAAGAGGATTAA
- a CDS encoding translation initiation factor IF-2 subunit gamma: MHDVMVPNVNIGLVGHVDHGKTTLVSGLTGVWTDRHSEEMKRGISIRLGYADATFYQCENHEGSERFTNQPVCPICGEKCEPFRTVSFVDAPGHETLMATMLSGSALMDGAMLVIAANEPCPQPQTKEHLMALELVGIKNIVIVQNKIDVVSQADALKHYQQIKTFVKGTIAEDAPIIPVSAQKGINIGALIETLNEYIPAPERDPEARAQMLIARSFDINKPGSHWREMRGGVIGGSLVSGVIKDGDEIEVRPGIRTEVENKTVWEPIRTKVISVHTGKTKINEATPGGLMALGTKLDPAITKSDTLVGQVVGHVGELPPVRERLVFKVDLMDRVVGSDSELEIVPLKHREPLMLSVGTAVTVGVVTNTKKDQNLAEVVLKRTVCADVGARIAISRQVEGRWRLIGMGTLTK, encoded by the coding sequence TTGCATGACGTAATGGTACCAAACGTCAATATCGGGCTCGTCGGCCACGTGGACCACGGCAAGACGACGCTCGTTTCAGGGTTGACAGGGGTCTGGACAGACCGGCATAGCGAGGAGATGAAACGGGGGATCTCGATCAGGCTCGGGTATGCCGACGCGACATTCTATCAGTGTGAGAACCACGAGGGAAGCGAGAGGTTCACGAACCAGCCGGTATGTCCGATCTGCGGCGAGAAATGTGAGCCGTTCAGGACCGTCTCGTTCGTCGATGCCCCCGGTCACGAGACGCTGATGGCGACGATGCTCTCGGGCTCCGCTCTCATGGATGGGGCGATGCTCGTCATCGCAGCCAACGAGCCCTGCCCGCAGCCACAGACGAAAGAACATCTGATGGCTCTGGAACTGGTGGGGATCAAGAATATCGTCATTGTCCAGAACAAGATCGATGTTGTCTCGCAGGCCGACGCCCTGAAACATTATCAACAGATCAAGACATTCGTGAAGGGCACGATCGCCGAAGACGCGCCCATCATCCCGGTCTCTGCGCAGAAAGGGATCAATATCGGGGCTCTTATCGAGACGCTCAACGAATATATCCCAGCTCCAGAACGCGATCCAGAGGCCAGGGCCCAGATGCTCATCGCCCGTTCCTTTGACATCAACAAGCCAGGTTCACACTGGCGTGAGATGAGGGGGGGGGTCATCGGCGGTTCGCTGGTCAGCGGGGTGATCAAGGACGGCGACGAGATCGAGGTCCGGCCTGGCATCAGGACTGAAGTGGAGAATAAGACGGTCTGGGAACCGATCAGGACCAAGGTCATCTCAGTCCACACCGGGAAGACCAAGATCAACGAGGCCACGCCTGGCGGGTTGATGGCACTCGGAACAAAACTCGACCCGGCGATCACCAAGAGCGACACCCTGGTCGGGCAGGTCGTTGGACATGTCGGAGAACTCCCGCCTGTCAGGGAGAGACTGGTCTTTAAGGTGGACCTGATGGACCGTGTCGTCGGGTCTGACAGCGAACTTGAGATCGTCCCGTTAAAGCACCGCGAACCACTGATGCTCTCGGTGGGCACGGCTGTCACGGTCGGCGTGGTGACAAACACCAAGAAGGACCAGAACCTGGCTGAGGTCGTCCTGAAGCGTACGGTCTGCGCCGACGTCGGGGCACGGATCGCCATCAGCCGGCAGGTCGAAGGGAGATGGCGGCTGATCGGGATGGGGACCCTCACAAAGTGA
- a CDS encoding PIN domain-containing protein, translating to MLFDTNALMMPVQFRIDIFDELRSLLGGYEPLVLRDVVGELDGLARGGGNDAAAARAGLLFAERCRTVKGTSAASSVDERVAAYARAEGCMVVTNDRRLRDDLLAAGVPVISLRKQKKLEILRS from the coding sequence GTGCTCTTCGACACAAACGCCCTCATGATGCCGGTGCAGTTCAGGATCGATATCTTCGACGAACTCAGGTCTCTGCTTGGCGGATATGAGCCGCTGGTGCTCAGAGATGTCGTCGGCGAACTGGACGGACTGGCCCGGGGAGGAGGGAACGATGCTGCGGCCGCACGGGCCGGCCTCCTCTTTGCAGAACGTTGTAGGACCGTCAAGGGGACGAGTGCTGCCTCATCGGTCGATGAGCGGGTGGCTGCCTATGCACGGGCCGAAGGGTGTATGGTGGTGACAAATGACCGCCGCCTGCGGGACGATCTGCTTGCCGCGGGGGTCCCTGTCATCTCGCTGAGAAAACAGAAAAAATTGGAAATATTAAGGAGTTAG
- a CDS encoding DNA-directed RNA polymerase, with protein sequence MYFRVTLEDKVRVPPHRLGEDLEIVILDELQKQLEGSIDKEIGIFIAVTTIDEIGEGEIVPSDGAVYYDVTFEALVLRLALQEVVEGEVVETTGFGAFISLGPIDAMLHVSQISDDFITYDEKNNTLNCQESGRSIQVGDAIRCRVVTLSLNEREPRESKIGLTMRQAGLGTEKWLAEEREEEMSE encoded by the coding sequence ATGTATTTTCGTGTGACGCTCGAAGACAAGGTCAGAGTGCCCCCGCACCGCCTTGGCGAGGACCTGGAGATTGTGATCCTGGACGAACTCCAGAAGCAACTCGAAGGGAGCATCGACAAAGAGATCGGGATCTTCATTGCTGTGACCACGATCGACGAGATTGGCGAGGGAGAGATTGTCCCTAGCGACGGAGCAGTCTACTATGACGTGACCTTTGAGGCGCTGGTGCTCAGGCTCGCCCTCCAGGAAGTGGTCGAGGGCGAAGTGGTCGAGACGACCGGGTTTGGCGCATTTATTTCGCTTGGCCCTATCGACGCCATGCTTCACGTGAGCCAGATCTCAGACGACTTCATCACCTATGACGAGAAGAACAACACCCTCAACTGCCAGGAGTCCGGGCGTTCGATCCAGGTGGGCGATGCGATCCGGTGCCGGGTGGTCACCCTGAGCCTCAACGAACGCGAGCCCAGGGAGAGCAAGATCGGGCTGACGATGCGGCAGGCTGGGCTTGGGACCGAGAAATGGCTGGCCGAGGAACGAGAAGAGGAGATGAGTGAGTAA
- the spt4 gene encoding transcription elongation factor subunit Spt4: MAKARKKKVLKVCRDCHKVVEGEVCMTCNSSNLTEDWAGYLVIVDPTRSEIAQRMNIEMPGRYALKVR, from the coding sequence ATGGCAAAAGCACGGAAAAAAAAGGTGCTGAAGGTCTGCAGGGACTGCCACAAGGTGGTGGAGGGCGAAGTCTGCATGACCTGCAACTCGAGCAACCTGACCGAGGACTGGGCCGGCTACCTGGTCATCGTCGACCCGACCCGTTCTGAGATCGCACAGCGGATGAATATCGAGATGCCTGGAAGGTACGCCCTGAAGGTCCGTTGA